A stretch of the Sylvia atricapilla isolate bSylAtr1 chromosome 28, bSylAtr1.pri, whole genome shotgun sequence genome encodes the following:
- the ADAM9 gene encoding disintegrin and metalloproteinase domain-containing protein 9 — MGPGSAMARAWSCLCRLLLFFIFLIFLLPPPAAPGQPAGFQDISLLTSYEVVTPQRLGRERREASNSSLKQDQMLYAVEIGGKEYTIHLEKNKELLPKDFTVYTYDKEGKLQLDYPDVQDHCHYQGFVEGTLDSLVAVSTCSGLRGLVTMGNVTYGIEPMDPSSGSKHILYRLDDVKKEPTTCGVATEGQEKEPAEGNLHPSMSQLLRRKRAVLHQTRYVELFIVVDKEKFEDFGKSETEVREHMVQLANFLDSMYVMLNIRIVLVGLEIWKHENIISTDGGAGDVLANFVQWREKNLVQRRRHDSAQFVLKKGFGGTAGMAYVGTVCSKSHAGGINVFGRISIQMFASIMAHELGHNLGMNHDDERVCHCGASSCIMSSGASGSRNFSSCSAEDFEKLTLNKGGSCLLNVPKPDETYSVPYCGNKLVDAGEECDCGSPKECESDPCCEPGTCRLRSGAACAYGDCCKNCQLLPGGTECRASTNECDLPEYCNGTSQFCQPDFTVQNGHPCHNQEAYCYNGVCQYYDAQCQDIFGPKAKAAPNICFTEVNSKGDRFGNCGFHGHDYKKCSSWNAMCGKLQCENVKAMPVFGIKPAIIQTPIRGMQSTCWGVDFQLGSDVPDPGMVNEGTKCGNGKICRHFQCVSASVLNYDCDVEKQCHGHGVCNNNRNCHCEAGWAPPFCDSKGYGGSVDSGPPYNDKDTSLRNGLLVFFFLVLPLLVAAAVAFAKRDRLKRGFRRWMSRCHSSRQSPPPRPDLVPRDQQRGFSQGMPYAPRAVPMDMHPNTFPVPAYPVSQHPQQAFHQPYYSPPQYPVQQPQRVPSRPPPPQQKVVPQGPPPPQQKCLPQGQYFPSRPAPLPPK; from the exons GTTTCCAGGACATTTCCCTGCTCACTTCCTACGAAGTTGTAACTCCACAGAGATTGGGAAGAGAACGACGAGAGGCTTCCAACAGCTCCCTGAAACAG GACCAGATGTTGTATGCTGTTGAGATTGGGGGAAAGGAATACACCATTCATCTAGAAAAGAACAA AGAACTGCTGCCCAAAGATTTCACAGTTTATACCTATGACAAGGAGGGAAAGTTGCAATTGGACTATCCAGATGTCCAG GATCACTGCCATTATCAGGGATTCGTGGAGGGGACCCTGGATTCCCTGGTGGCTGTCAGCACTTGCTCAGGGCTCAG GGGTTTGGTGACAATGGGGAATGTCACTTATGGGATTGAGCCCATGGATCCCTCTTCTGGCTCTAAACACATTTTATATCGACTGGATGATGTGAAGAAAGAGCCCACAACGTGTGGAGTTGCCACTGAAGGCCAGGAAAAGGAACCTGCAGAGGGAAATCTCCATCCCAGTATGAGCCAGCTGCTGCGG agaAAGAGGGCAGTCCTGCACCAGACAAGATACGTGGAGCTGTTCATAGTTGTGGATAAAGAAAAG TTTGAAGATTTTGGGAAGAGTGAAACAGAAGTAAGAGAACACATGGTGCAGCTGGCAAACTTCCTTGACAGT ATGTACGTTATGTTGAACATCCGCATCGTGCTGGTTGGTCTGGAGATCTGGAAGCATGAGAACATCATCAGCACagatggaggggctggggatgtgctggCCAACTTCGTGCAGTGGAGAGAGAAGAACCTCGTTCAGCGGCGGAGACACGACAGCGCCCAGTTCGTCCT GAAGAAGGGTTTtggtggcacagctggaatggCCTATGTGGGAACAGTGTGCTCCAAGAGCCATGCAGGAGGCATTAATGTG TTTGGAAGGATCAGTATCCAGATGTTTGCATCCATCATGGCTCACGAGCTGGGCCATAACCTGGGGATGAACCATGATGATGAACGAGTCTGTCACTGTGGGGCAAGCAGCTGCATTATGAGCTCTGGAGCATC AGGATCAAGAaacttcagcagctgcagtgcagaaGACTTTGAGAAGCTGACACTCAACAAAGGTGGGAGCTGCCTGCTCAACGTTCCAAAGCCTGATGAGACCTACAGCGTCCCCTACTGCGGGAACAAGCTGGTGGATGCTGGGGAGGAGTGTGACTGTGGCTCACCAAAG GAATGTGAAAGTGATCCGTGCTGTGAGCCAGGAACTTGCAGGCTCCGATCTGGTGCTGCATGTGCTTATGGTGACTGCTGCAAAAACTGCCAG ctcctccctgggggCACCGAGTGTCGGGCAAGCACCAACGAGTGTGACCTCCCAGAGTACTGCAATGGCACCTCTCAGTTCTGCCAGCCAGACTTCACGGTGCAGAACGGGCACCCCTGCCACAACCAGGAGGCCTACTGCTACAACGGCGTGTGCCAGTACTACGATGCACAGTGCCAGGATATCTTTGGCCCCA AAGCCAAAGCAGCCCCAAACATTTGCTTTACTGAAGTGAATTCCAAGGGGGACAGATTTGGCAACTGTGGTTTCCATGGCCATGACTACAAGAAATGTTCCAGCTG GAATGCCATGTGTGGGAAGCTACAGTGTGAAAATGTGAAAGCCATGCCTGTGTTTGGAATCAAGCCTGCTATTATCCAAACCCCCATCAGAGGCATGCAGTCCACATGCTGGGGGGTGGAtttccagctgggctctgaTGTCCCAGACCCAGGAATGGTCAATGAAGGCACCAAGTGTGGTAATGGAAAG ATCTGCAGGCACTTCCAGTGTGTGAGTGCCTCCGTCCTGAACTACGACTGTGACGTGGAGAAGCAGTGCCACGGGCATGGG GTGTGCAACAACAACAGGAACTGCCACTGTGAAGCAGGCTGGGCCCCCCCGTTCTGTGACTCCAAAGGCTACGGGGGCAGCGTGGACAGTGGCCCCCCATACAATG ACAAAGACACGTCGCTGCGCAATGGGCTGCTGGTGTTCTTCTTCCTGGTGCTCCCACTGCTCgtagctgctgctgtggccttTGCAAAGAGGGACAGGCTGAAGAGAGGCTTCAGGAGGTGGATGTCCCGCTGCCATTC GTCACGTCAGTCACCTCCTCCTCGGCCAGACCTTGTGCCCAGGGACCAGCAGAGAGGCTTCTCCCAGGGCATGCCTTATGCTCCAAGAGCTGTACCCATG GATATGCATCCAAATACCTTTCCTGTCCCAGCTTACCCAGTTAGCCAGCACCCTCAGCAGGCTTTCCACCAGCCCTACTACTCCCCACCACAGTACCCggtgcagcagccacagagagtGCCCAGCAG GCCTCCGCCCCCACAGCAGAAGGTTGTACCTCAGGGGCCACCACCTCCACAGCAGAAGTGTTTACCTCAGGGACAGTACTTCCCTTCCCGACCAGCACCTCTGCCTCCCAAGTAG